A genome region from Sander vitreus isolate 19-12246 chromosome 21, sanVit1, whole genome shotgun sequence includes the following:
- the LOC144536572 gene encoding microfibril-associated glycoprotein 4-like isoform X2 has product MKLVSVFLLLLAPLLTSCQQPVQPVDCSAIYQQDKSKPSGVYTIYPAGKRSAIKVYCDMTSEGGRWTVFQRRMDGSVNFYRGWNQYKSSFGNPAGEYWLGLNNIYHLSNNKKIELLVDMEDFQGKKVFARYSSFSVGAAGGGFVLNVSGFIDGGAGDSLSYHNKMKFSTFDKDQDKWPWNCASSFLGAFWYNSCHYANPNGVYRLGTNSTFSAVGVKWQTWKGRDYSLKAISMKIRPVL; this is encoded by the exons ATGAAG CTGGTTTcagtcttcctcctcctgctggcTCCACTGTTGACCAGCTGCCAGCAGCCCGTCCAACCAGTGGACTGCAGTGCCATCTATCAGCAAGACAAAAGCAAACCCAGTGGAGTGTACACCATCTATCCCGCTGGAAAGAGGTCTGCTATCAAG gtgtaCTGTGACATGACTTCAGAAGGAGGACGGTGGACG GTGTTCCAGAGGAGGATGGACGGCTCTGTGAACTTCTACAGGGGCTGGAATCAATACAAGTCCAGCTTTGGTAACCCTGCTGGAGAGTACTGGCTCG gtctCAACAACATCTACCACCtgtcaaacaacaaaaagattgAGCTGCTGGTCGACATGGAGGACTTTCAGGGGAAAAAAGTGTTCGCTCGGTACTCTTCGTTTTCCGTCGGTGCAGCAGGTGGCGGATTTGTGCTGAATGTGTCTGGATTCATTGATGGAGGGGCAG GAGACTCCCTGAGTTATCACAACAAAATGAAGTTTTCCACCTTTGACAAAGACCAGGACAAATGGCCTTGGAACTGTGCGAGTTCATTCTTGGGGGCGTTCTGGTACAACAGCTGTCACTATGCAAATCCAAACGGCGTTTATCGTTTGGGTACCAACAGCACTTTCTCTGCTGTTGGAGTGAAGTGGCAAACCTGGAAAGGTCGTGACTACTCCCTGAAGGCCATCAGCATGAAGATCCGTCCTGTGCTGTAG
- the LOC144536572 gene encoding microfibril-associated glycoprotein 4-like isoform X1, translating into MIYILFQLVSVFLLLLAPLLTSCQQPVQPVDCSAIYQQDKSKPSGVYTIYPAGKRSAIKVYCDMTSEGGRWTVFQRRMDGSVNFYRGWNQYKSSFGNPAGEYWLGLNNIYHLSNNKKIELLVDMEDFQGKKVFARYSSFSVGAAGGGFVLNVSGFIDGGAGDSLSYHNKMKFSTFDKDQDKWPWNCASSFLGAFWYNSCHYANPNGVYRLGTNSTFSAVGVKWQTWKGRDYSLKAISMKIRPVL; encoded by the exons ATGATATATATTCTGTTCCAGCTGGTTTcagtcttcctcctcctgctggcTCCACTGTTGACCAGCTGCCAGCAGCCCGTCCAACCAGTGGACTGCAGTGCCATCTATCAGCAAGACAAAAGCAAACCCAGTGGAGTGTACACCATCTATCCCGCTGGAAAGAGGTCTGCTATCAAG gtgtaCTGTGACATGACTTCAGAAGGAGGACGGTGGACG GTGTTCCAGAGGAGGATGGACGGCTCTGTGAACTTCTACAGGGGCTGGAATCAATACAAGTCCAGCTTTGGTAACCCTGCTGGAGAGTACTGGCTCG gtctCAACAACATCTACCACCtgtcaaacaacaaaaagattgAGCTGCTGGTCGACATGGAGGACTTTCAGGGGAAAAAAGTGTTCGCTCGGTACTCTTCGTTTTCCGTCGGTGCAGCAGGTGGCGGATTTGTGCTGAATGTGTCTGGATTCATTGATGGAGGGGCAG GAGACTCCCTGAGTTATCACAACAAAATGAAGTTTTCCACCTTTGACAAAGACCAGGACAAATGGCCTTGGAACTGTGCGAGTTCATTCTTGGGGGCGTTCTGGTACAACAGCTGTCACTATGCAAATCCAAACGGCGTTTATCGTTTGGGTACCAACAGCACTTTCTCTGCTGTTGGAGTGAAGTGGCAAACCTGGAAAGGTCGTGACTACTCCCTGAAGGCCATCAGCATGAAGATCCGTCCTGTGCTGTAG